DNA from Brassica napus cultivar Da-Ae chromosome C4, Da-Ae, whole genome shotgun sequence:
GAAGGAGAACTCATCTCAGATTACTTCTCAAGAGTCTTGACGGTTACTAATAACCTAAAGAGAAATGGTGAGAAGTTAGATGATGTGAGAATCATGGAGAAAGTTAGATCATTGGATTCGAAATTCGAACACATTGTTACCGTGATTGAAGAGACAAAAGACTTGGAGACTATGACAATGGAGCAACTTCGTGGATCACTACaagcttatgaagaaaagaagaagaagaaagaagatattgTGGAGCAAGTTCTCAAGATGAGAATTGATCACAAGGAAGAAAGTGGCCGAAGCAATCTAAGACGTGGTGGCGGTCATTTCCGAGGACGAGGTTGTGGTGTAAATGGACGAGGTTGGAGACCATATGAAGACAACTTCAACCAAAGAGGAGAGAATTCATCAAGAGGTCGTGGAAGAGAAAACCCAAAATCAAGGTACGATAAATCAAGCATCAAACGCTATAGATGCGGAAAGTTTAGACATTATGCTTCTGAATGCAAAACTCCAAACAACAATAGAGTTGAAGAGAAGTCCAACTATGTTGAAGAACGGCGTAAGGAAGAAGATATGTTATTGATGGCTTACAAGAAAGATGAACCAAATGAGGTTCACAAGTGGTACCTTGATAGTGGTGCAAGCAACCACATGTGTGGAAATAAAAGCATGTTCGTGGAGCTTGATGAATCGGTGAAAACTGATGTGGCTTTAGGAGATGAATCGAAGATGGAAGTGAAAGGTAAATGAAATATTCTCATCCGCTTGAAGAATGGAGATCATCAATTCATTTCCAACGTTTACTACATTCCAAGCATGAAGACCAACATCTTGAGCCTAGGACAACTCTTAGAGAAAGGTTATGACATTCGACTAAAAGATAATAGCCTTTCTTTAAGAGATAATGCAAATAATCTCATCACAAAGGGGCCAATGTCAAGCAATAGAATGTTTGTCCTAAACATTCAAAATGACATTGCACGATGTCTCAAGATGTGCTACAAGGAGGAATCTTGGCTTTAGCATCTTCGATTTG
Protein-coding regions in this window:
- the LOC125585309 gene encoding uncharacterized protein LOC125585309 → MANNGVPFQVPLLTKSNYDNWSLRMLAILGAHDVWEIVEKGFNEPENDGGLSQTQKDGLRDSRKRDTKALCLIYQGLDEDTFEKVAVAKTSKEAWEKLQTSYKGAEQVKKVRLQTLRGEFEALQMKEGELISDYFSRVLTVTNNLKRNGEKLDDVRIMEKVRSLDSKFEHIVTVIEETKDLETMTMEQLRGSLQAYEEKKKKKEDIVEQVLKMRIDHKEESGRSNLRRGGGHFRGRGCGVNGRGWRPYEDNFNQRGENSSRGRGRENPKSRYDKSSIKRYRCGKFRHYASECKTPNNNRVEEKSNYVEERRKEEDMLLMAYKKDEPNEVHKWYLDSGASNHMCGNKSMFVELDESVKTDVALGDESKMEVKGK